The following nucleotide sequence is from Desulfuromonadaceae bacterium.
CCGCTTTCAGCGTTGGTCAGATGCTCGGCCCGATCCTTGCCGGGGTGCTGGCCGACCGGCAGGCGGGGTTCACTCTGCCGCTGCTGCTGGCGGCGGGATGCGTCAGCGGCGGAGCATTACTGGTGGCACTCGATCGCGGTTATCGGCATTGAAAATTTTGCTGGCAGGCTTGATGCTATTCCGTGTTATCGGGGGCGGAGCCGCCCCCGGCATTGATTTTCTCGTAGAGTTCGATCTGCTCGGCCATGCTCAGCTTGCGCCGGCAACCGGTTGACGCACGCAGACACAGCCGACAGCGGTCGTCACCGCACCACTGGCACATTTTACAATCAGGGCAGGGATGTTTCTTGTCCATAGCTAATCCTCTGCCTTCAGTCTAACGCCAGGGGAAGATCGCGCGCAAGGGACAAAATCTTGACTTCTTATGCAAGGAAAGCCCCTGCAACCATATCATCAGCGCAGCCAGCCCTGTGGGAGTGGCTTTCTTTTGTGGGAGCGGCTTTCAGCTGCGAAGCCTTTGGCTGAAGCTGGAAGCCTCTTCGCGGCTGAAAGCCGCTCCCACAGTAAACCCGATATCCGTGTAACGAATGCGCCCCACAGGAACAAGGATTTTGCGTACGCCGGCGGCAAGTCGTCCAGAATAATATCATCTAAACATTATTTATTTTGTTGATTTATATTATCTGCATGTTATAAGAATAGGTAGAATGTAACAATATAAGGGTTATCTATGCAGTCAAAACATCGTCGCACCATGCGCGACCAGCTCGATAAGTCATTTTCACAACTGGGCAGCCTCAAAACCCTGCAACCACCCGTCAAGGGCTGGTTGCGCTCGATTCGTGAGGCTTTGGGCATGTCCGGCAAACAGCTGGGCGAACGTTTGCAGGTCAGTCAGCCGCGCATCGTGCAGCTGGAGAAGGATGAGCTTGCAGGTGCCCTGACCTTGAAGACCCTGCGCCTGGCCGCTGAAGCGATGGACTGTGTCTTTGTCTATGCCGTGGTTCCACGGACCAGCCTCAAAGAGACCCTTCGGCAGCACGCCAGGATCGTTGCCGCAAAGCGTCTTTCCCGAACATCACATACCATGCTCCTGGAAGACCAGGGGGTGTCGAATGATGAACAGCAAAAAATGTTCGAGGATAAGGTGGAAGATCTGATGCGCGACATTCCCAGCGATTTCTGGTCTGACAAAGGATGAATTTTGATTACCCCGCAGGGGCCACACCGATTGATCTTGATGAGGCTCAAGGGCTTTTGATTCCGCACATCCGTACGCGAGCAGAGCTTGACCGATGGGAGCAGGAGAATATTTCCGAAGCAGAAGATGCCGTACTCAGGCGCAAGCAAAAAAATATTCTGACCGATAAATACGCGCGCAATCTGCACAAGAAAATGTTCGGCACCGTCTGGCGCTGGGCGGGGGACTTTCGTCGCAGTCAAAAAAATATCGGCATTGAATGGATGCAGGTGCCGGTCGCGCTGCATCAGCTGTTTCAGGATGTCAAAGGCTGGCTGGAGTATAGTTCCTATCCTCCGGATGAAATAGCTGCCAGGTTCCATCATCGTCTGGTCGCCATTCATGCCTTTGCGAATGGTAATGGCCGCCATGCCCGGCTGATGACCGATGTACTGCTGGTACATCTGCTCGGGCAAAAACGTTTCAGCTGGGGGCAGGAGAATCTGACCACTGCTGGTGAGTGCCGCCGCAGATACATTGCAGCCCTGCAAGCCGCAGATCGTCATGACTATGGCCCATTGCTGGCCTTTGTTCGTTCGTGAATTTATTCACACTTTCGGCACATTGATGACGATATCAGGCTGTCCATCGCGTAGCACGAAGACGATCAGCCCCGCATCCGCCAGTCTGACGGCTCAACAGGTCGCCAATCACCCCAGCGTTCGCCGCATCCTCTCCATGTAGGCTTCGAACATAAAATCATTCTGTTCCCGCATTCGGCGTCGCACCCGCACCAGTTCACGATCATTGCGAAACGCGGTGCGCAGGTACTCGGCATAGCGTAAATCATCGAACCAGAGCCGGGCTACTGGCTGGCTGTGGGCGGCGTGAGCGTCGTCGAGGGCCTGAACAAAAGCGGCGCGATCGGTCACAATGTCCTGCAAGGGCAGCGCGAACTCTCCCTGCAGCCAGCCCCAGACCGGCAGCCAGGCGGGCAGAGCCTCGGCGCTGAAGTCGTGCTCCTCGTTTTCCAAAGAGCCGAGCAG
It contains:
- a CDS encoding mobile mystery protein A, whose protein sequence is MQSKHRRTMRDQLDKSFSQLGSLKTLQPPVKGWLRSIREALGMSGKQLGERLQVSQPRIVQLEKDELAGALTLKTLRLAAEAMDCVFVYAVVPRTSLKETLRQHARIVAAKRLSRTSHTMLLEDQGVSNDEQQKMFEDKVEDLMRDIPSDFWSDKG
- a CDS encoding mobile mystery protein B encodes the protein MNFDYPAGATPIDLDEAQGLLIPHIRTRAELDRWEQENISEAEDAVLRRKQKNILTDKYARNLHKKMFGTVWRWAGDFRRSQKNIGIEWMQVPVALHQLFQDVKGWLEYSSYPPDEIAARFHHRLVAIHAFANGNGRHARLMTDVLLVHLLGQKRFSWGQENLTTAGECRRRYIAALQAADRHDYGPLLAFVRS